One genomic window of Sulfurovum lithotrophicum includes the following:
- a CDS encoding response regulator yields MMPIVDGIEFLKIFRLDMANAHIPVIVLSTDDTRKTEVFDNGANDFLRKPVKEEMLTAKIEQWS; encoded by the coding sequence ATGATGCCGATCGTAGACGGAATTGAGTTCCTGAAGATCTTCCGGCTGGACATGGCAAACGCCCATATTCCCGTTATCGTACTCTCCACAGATGATACGAGAAAAACGGAAGTCTTTGACAATGGTGCCAACGACTTCCTGAGAAAACCGGTCAAAGAGGAGATGCTTACTGCCAAAATAGAGCAGTGGTCTTGA
- a CDS encoding outer membrane protein assembly factor BamD, with translation MNLKKSILIALALVFVFAGCSKDDDEVAEFNKPALYWYQKIGDSIASGNMDKADAYYISLKSEHMRSPLMQTAMMMLAVAHMDNEEYLLAGYYLDEYNKRFGGEKNREYIEYMKLKAAFLGIKDVYKDQKLIMDSIKGAGSYLLRYPGSTYTPLVKTILVRLHMAQYLLNENIAALYDRTGKPEAAKIYREKNKGSVVEMADITPPEKGIIGKIFD, from the coding sequence ATGAATTTGAAGAAAAGTATTTTGATCGCTCTGGCATTGGTATTTGTGTTCGCGGGATGTTCCAAGGACGACGACGAAGTTGCGGAGTTCAACAAGCCTGCGCTCTACTGGTACCAGAAGATCGGGGACAGCATCGCTTCGGGGAATATGGACAAGGCGGATGCCTACTACATTTCATTGAAAAGTGAGCATATGCGTTCTCCACTGATGCAGACGGCGATGATGATGCTTGCCGTCGCACATATGGATAATGAGGAGTATCTGCTTGCCGGCTACTACCTAGATGAGTACAACAAGCGTTTTGGGGGAGAGAAGAACCGTGAATACATAGAATATATGAAACTCAAAGCAGCTTTCCTCGGGATCAAAGATGTCTATAAAGACCAGAAGCTCATTATGGACAGTATCAAGGGGGCGGGGAGTTACCTGCTGCGTTATCCGGGTTCTACCTATACGCCACTTGTCAAAACCATACTGGTCAGACTGCATATGGCCCAGTATCTGCTCAATGAGAATATTGCAGCGTTGTATGACAGGACCGGAAAACCGGAAGCGGCCAAGATATACAGAGAAAAGAACAAAGGCTCTGTCGTGGAGATGGCGGACATCACCCCGCCTGAAAAAGGGATTATCGGGAAGATCTTCGACTAA
- a CDS encoding pilus assembly FimT family protein, whose translation MKYKAFTLIELVFVIVVLGIMAALAIPRMERDIRQEAADNILSAIRYTKHMALLDDVTDPRNADWQKAFWRFGVRTCLAAEGDVFYYVGSDENRGGNIDNAEAAVDPLNGKRMLGAAGTSCASGVNNGASPNIFISHKYGIKNTNMFTGCGGGDADAARYVGFDHMGRPHTGFSGSSTPDYSTVLTSNCDLTFKFDDTSIPDLVIRIEKGTGHAYIVGQNDS comes from the coding sequence ATGAAGTATAAAGCATTTACCTTGATAGAATTGGTTTTTGTTATTGTTGTGCTGGGAATTATGGCAGCACTGGCCATACCGAGAATGGAACGGGATATCAGGCAGGAAGCTGCTGACAATATTCTTTCTGCCATTCGTTATACAAAACATATGGCACTGTTGGATGATGTAACCGATCCGCGAAATGCAGACTGGCAAAAAGCATTCTGGCGTTTTGGAGTCCGTACCTGTCTTGCTGCGGAAGGGGATGTTTTTTACTATGTCGGATCCGATGAAAACAGAGGGGGAAATATTGACAATGCAGAAGCAGCTGTGGATCCTTTGAATGGTAAGAGAATGCTGGGAGCTGCCGGTACATCGTGTGCCAGCGGTGTCAATAATGGCGCTTCTCCCAATATTTTCATTTCTCATAAATATGGCATTAAAAATACCAATATGTTCACTGGTTGCGGGGGAGGAGATGCCGATGCTGCCAGATATGTAGGCTTTGATCATATGGGACGACCGCATACCGGATTTAGCGGTTCTTCCACTCCTGACTACAGTACCGTTCTGACATCAAACTGTGATCTGACCTTTAAATTTGACGATACAAGTATACCCGATCTTGTCATCAGGATAGAGAAAGGTACCGGACATGCCTATATAGTAGGACAAAATGATTCATAG
- a CDS encoding Ig-like domain-containing protein, which yields MSYSVNSDTIYKILLYNYNSRNYGNFTLHIDFTPAANQPPVASATVSPTIGPEGTNFAFDGSGSTDDRDDPNDLTYVWTEGGEILDNNISFSKSNFSLGTHTIRLTVTDTEGLSDYAEVTIIVSNEPLTDIVATDNSYKVSPGNTVSGNMMTDDTGSGVDQGSGITVTSVTEVTTPSKGSIVWNSDGSFTYTPTNGKVGVDTLTYTITDTAGQTASATLSFNILDFSQSNPRDFTKVWINGKEDTNIYGDLTVIGNQSLCWKSNSNTCQNPPFTASNNSYSQENINEDPNAANAGYANSTSADLTLGPNDEVVDAWLYWIGRIYTINNTERAKRNNADRIYLKTPTTNGNYIELHSQADKFAWMVGSDSVFDYGGAINIKQYVLQSGTYWVADLQATEMSNQGSGWAIAVIIKDKTNGNVRSIKNISLFDGFTGVYSHDNNYPDEITQHIAGFKTPREGDVDANLIFFGGESDRALDDRMSLTDKSGTEHFLEDSLNDTHNVQNGTISRNGQNVTDRNPNFANTLGVDIDEIDVSTVIQNNQTQTDITLYSEDDRIFLSMFGFATELYQPNVCYDYVLKRNEFLLPSDNAAYNIPFVQKDDQISFTVAIWDISGDIDPKKVTVGLGLMQTAGNLSAMFNPDKAYYTLPNGNTLLPTNYADPMSTPSQPFIAIGKGRSADGNTGGTISPNERYYTKFYFKANTSDSAIGNFNVDVNVTLNYGSGDFWQFLAVDRCPQSAVYSPNWYRFNIEKVFSSVPSDPTEHYSLPTRIAGKDFDYSVASYIKDSNGEYTDANASNGITVDVEMINIDAFDDNSSYFKCGNAEPSIIVMPGRFVHFNGEERINITDPNDLVNTYAIRSATFRMWFLIDENGTIIPNTNHRKDENYYFDGIYTTTFQAQDPTGLCSNACTPPYSYTSPRYPDYDQQAQGCYACLRDFFAQPICARDNFAIRPKAIEVRLSDRGQDANLTASFITQNNDAATFTNIAAEYPYELNLTAVRNANDLAEGYYSYIFKEEDDIQPSPTKTGVNAASAALHKFEDSVTCADDRNKTIEVNFENGNAISQLDHDNAGKYSFEIWDINWTKVDNASINPYKTIFDPSCENSSDQRCSDCILGATADDMTGNEKTGCLFGSELTSLDGTLNNNFTKLNVFYKPYQFDLNSITLHTRPHDGINWLYMNDLIQDTTMVATLEGNITAEGKNGTALSNFANGCAAEDVVLWLDRTMQPVQESDINDSNLTPVRFQQGLQDVNGWTLQDNSGGYDMNASLVAANFVNTSDLNGSADVNLSYNFKKPYAAVVNPIDVNFSMLSGASPDAKSYANQVGNYIPDGNVSINAEHWFYFAKVKEADGTDGKQEYGTLVNTTIHVMSYCDTAVVPCSILPGFATIPDEIQGTEGWYRMKDHLSSNGDGQISSLATAQAGVSISPNSNITFDTNGTTGTITITYPLSSTRPVHPVFQITPDEWLKYDSNPANNGIPEFIIHFLTQGLKWKGKGETGHVMETEPSTQSSGRLNW from the coding sequence ATGAGCTATTCTGTTAATAGTGATACAATTTATAAAATATTATTATATAACTATAACTCGCGTAATTATGGAAACTTTACACTTCATATAGATTTCACCCCGGCTGCCAATCAACCACCTGTCGCTTCTGCAACCGTTTCACCGACAATTGGACCGGAAGGAACGAACTTTGCCTTTGATGGTTCTGGCAGTACAGACGATAGAGATGATCCCAATGATCTTACTTATGTCTGGACAGAGGGTGGCGAGATTTTAGACAACAATATCAGTTTTTCAAAAAGCAACTTTTCTTTAGGTACGCACACCATTAGACTGACCGTTACAGATACAGAGGGATTGTCCGATTACGCAGAAGTAACCATCATAGTTTCAAACGAACCTTTAACAGATATTGTAGCTACCGACAACAGCTATAAAGTAAGCCCCGGCAATACAGTCAGCGGCAATATGATGACTGATGACACAGGTTCCGGAGTTGATCAGGGAAGCGGTATAACGGTGACTTCTGTAACTGAAGTAACTACTCCAAGCAAAGGTTCCATTGTGTGGAATTCAGACGGTTCTTTTACCTACACCCCTACTAATGGAAAGGTCGGGGTAGATACACTCACCTACACCATTACAGATACAGCAGGACAAACTGCATCTGCAACCTTAAGCTTCAATATACTTGACTTCAGCCAAAGCAATCCACGCGATTTTACAAAAGTGTGGATCAATGGCAAGGAAGATACAAATATTTATGGTGATTTGACCGTCATCGGAAATCAGTCTCTATGCTGGAAAAGCAATTCCAATACCTGTCAGAACCCACCATTCACTGCATCAAACAATAGCTATTCTCAAGAAAATATCAATGAAGATCCCAATGCCGCCAATGCCGGTTATGCCAACTCAACATCAGCAGACCTGACACTGGGACCAAATGACGAAGTTGTCGATGCATGGCTCTATTGGATTGGTCGTATCTATACCATCAATAACACTGAAAGGGCAAAAAGAAACAATGCAGACAGAATTTACCTGAAAACACCGACAACCAATGGGAACTATATCGAGCTACACAGCCAGGCAGACAAATTTGCCTGGATGGTAGGGAGTGACAGCGTCTTTGACTATGGAGGAGCCATCAACATCAAACAATACGTACTGCAAAGCGGTACATACTGGGTTGCAGACCTGCAGGCGACAGAAATGTCAAACCAGGGGTCCGGATGGGCGATTGCCGTTATCATTAAAGATAAAACAAATGGGAATGTAAGAAGTATCAAGAATATTTCTCTATTTGACGGCTTTACAGGGGTTTATAGTCATGATAATAATTACCCGGACGAAATCACCCAGCATATCGCGGGATTCAAAACACCCCGGGAGGGTGATGTAGATGCCAACCTTATCTTCTTTGGTGGAGAAAGTGACCGTGCCCTGGATGACAGAATGAGTCTGACTGACAAAAGTGGTACAGAACATTTTTTGGAAGACAGTCTCAACGATACACATAATGTACAAAATGGTACTATTTCACGTAATGGACAAAATGTAACGGACAGAAATCCCAATTTTGCAAATACACTGGGGGTCGATATTGATGAGATCGATGTAAGTACTGTTATCCAGAACAATCAAACCCAAACAGACATTACACTGTACTCTGAAGATGACCGTATTTTCTTGTCGATGTTCGGTTTTGCGACAGAGCTGTATCAGCCAAATGTTTGTTATGACTATGTTCTCAAACGAAATGAGTTTCTTCTTCCTTCCGATAACGCTGCATATAATATCCCTTTTGTACAAAAAGATGATCAGATAAGTTTTACAGTCGCCATTTGGGACATATCGGGAGATATTGATCCTAAAAAGGTAACGGTCGGTTTGGGATTGATGCAAACTGCAGGCAATCTTTCAGCCATGTTCAACCCTGATAAGGCCTATTATACACTGCCAAACGGTAATACCCTTCTTCCTACTAATTATGCCGACCCCATGAGTACGCCATCTCAGCCTTTCATAGCCATAGGAAAAGGAAGATCAGCTGATGGCAATACAGGAGGAACAATCAGTCCAAATGAAAGATACTATACCAAGTTTTATTTTAAAGCAAATACTTCAGATAGTGCTATAGGTAATTTTAACGTCGATGTGAATGTGACACTAAACTACGGTTCCGGTGATTTTTGGCAGTTTCTGGCTGTTGATCGCTGTCCTCAAAGTGCAGTATATAGTCCGAACTGGTATCGTTTTAATATTGAAAAGGTTTTTAGTAGTGTTCCAAGTGATCCGACTGAGCACTATTCTCTTCCTACACGAATCGCAGGGAAGGACTTTGATTATTCCGTTGCATCCTATATCAAGGACAGTAATGGAGAGTATACAGATGCCAATGCATCCAATGGAATCACAGTCGATGTCGAAATGATCAACATCGACGCTTTTGATGACAACTCCTCCTACTTCAAATGTGGTAATGCCGAACCTTCGATCATTGTTATGCCAGGAAGGTTTGTACATTTCAATGGAGAGGAGCGAATTAACATTACCGATCCTAATGATCTTGTAAATACCTACGCCATTCGAAGTGCCACATTCCGAATGTGGTTTCTAATAGATGAAAATGGGACTATAATACCGAATACAAATCATCGTAAAGATGAGAATTATTATTTTGACGGGATCTATACAACTACATTCCAAGCACAGGACCCTACAGGTTTATGCTCTAATGCATGTACTCCTCCATATAGCTATACCAGTCCACGCTATCCAGATTATGATCAACAGGCACAGGGGTGCTATGCCTGTTTGCGTGACTTTTTTGCGCAGCCGATCTGTGCAAGGGACAACTTTGCTATTCGTCCTAAAGCAATAGAGGTAAGACTTAGTGACAGGGGTCAAGATGCCAATTTGACTGCATCTTTCATTACACAGAACAATGATGCTGCTACCTTCACCAACATAGCAGCAGAATACCCATACGAACTGAATCTTACTGCTGTTCGTAATGCCAATGACCTTGCAGAAGGCTACTACAGCTATATTTTCAAGGAAGAAGACGATATTCAGCCGTCTCCGACAAAAACAGGTGTAAACGCTGCAAGTGCTGCACTGCATAAATTTGAGGATTCGGTCACTTGTGCAGATGACAGGAACAAAACGATTGAAGTTAATTTTGAGAATGGAAATGCCATCAGTCAACTCGATCATGACAATGCAGGAAAATACAGTTTTGAAATATGGGATATCAACTGGACCAAAGTAGACAATGCCTCGATCAATCCTTACAAAACTATATTTGACCCTAGCTGCGAAAACAGCAGTGATCAACGATGCAGTGACTGCATACTCGGAGCAACAGCGGACGATATGACAGGTAACGAAAAAACCGGTTGTCTTTTCGGATCAGAGCTTACCAGCCTTGACGGCACACTCAACAACAACTTCACAAAGCTGAATGTGTTTTACAAACCTTATCAGTTTGATCTTAATTCCATTACTTTACATACCAGACCACATGACGGTATCAATTGGCTCTATATGAATGACCTGATCCAAGACACGACCATGGTCGCTACACTGGAAGGCAATATTACTGCTGAAGGGAAAAACGGTACAGCACTCTCCAACTTTGCAAACGGATGTGCGGCAGAAGATGTGGTTCTATGGCTGGACAGAACAATGCAGCCTGTTCAGGAAAGCGATATTAACGACAGTAACCTTACTCCGGTACGCTTCCAGCAGGGGCTTCAGGATGTAAATGGATGGACCCTGCAGGATAACAGCGGCGGTTACGATATGAATGCATCTCTTGTTGCTGCCAACTTTGTCAATACAAGCGATCTGAATGGTAGTGCAGACGTCAACCTCTCTTACAACTTCAAAAAACCTTATGCTGCAGTTGTCAATCCGATAGATGTGAACTTCTCTATGCTGAGCGGCGCATCACCCGATGCAAAATCATATGCAAACCAGGTAGGCAATTATATACCCGATGGCAATGTCAGCATCAATGCAGAACACTGGTTCTACTTTGCAAAAGTCAAAGAAGCTGATGGCACCGATGGAAAACAGGAGTATGGTACTTTGGTCAATACGACTATCCATGTCATGTCATACTGCGACACAGCCGTAGTGCCCTGTTCCATCCTGCCAGGATTCGCGACCATTCCGGATGAGATTCAAGGTACAGAGGGTTGGTACCGCATGAAAGATCATCTTTCATCAAACGGTGACGGGCAGATCAGCTCTCTTGCTACAGCACAGGCCGGGGTTAGCATTTCACCAAACAGCAATATCACCTTTGACACAAACGGAACAACCGGAACTATTACCATTACGTATCCGTTGAGCAGCACGCGTCCTGTACATCCTGTTTTTCAAATCACTCCTGATGAATGGCTGAAGTATGACAGCAACCCTGCAAATAACGGCATACCTGAATTCATAATACATTTTCTTACTCAGGGATTAAAATGGAAAGGAAAAGGGGAGACAGGACACGTTATGGAGACTGAACCCTCTACACAGTCGAGTGGGAGATTGAATTGGTAA
- the lon gene encoding endopeptidase La has translation MQLSDYDDFPVILPIVVEDELFLYPFMISPIFLSDQKDIDAATDAMENNSLLFVTSSVPGKEGSRDFDAMYRVGVVGSIMRKVHIPDGRVKILFQGLARGQIIEPAEGEFNRAVIDIVKQDGYDQLKVDALMGVLRDKIKILSSLSSHFPADLVRTIEENDEPNRIADLVSSMLKLDKEVAYALYIEPDIEKRLLGLIDVVTSEIESAKVQREIRTKVHTKIEQTNKEYFLKEQLKEIQHELGMDTQREEEIAAFREKVEALKPHLTEDAYKEISKQLDRLARMHPDSADANVLQSYLEWVLEVPFGKLTKKNLSVKEVANELDKDHYSLEKPKERIIEFFSVRELAELRGVKQKETGGVILCFAGPPGVGKTSLANSIATALGRPLVRIALGGLEDVNELRGHRRTYVGAMPGRLVQGLIEAKSMDPVIVLDEIDKVGRSMRGDPTAALLEILDPEQNSKYRDYYLNFNIDLSKAIFIATANDVGRIPAPLRDRMEFIGLNSYTPKEKFEIAKRYLIPQELKKHALKRREFSISDKALKILIDEYTREAGVRNLRRRIAGLMRKSARMLLEDSTKDHITITKKNLEHFVDKKVFEISLVDKKPQVGVVSGLAWTAVGGDVLTIEAIKIKGKGMLQLTGSLGDVMKESVRIAHSVVKILIDEKKLKISPSCIPHTAKEREERISVDPSEVYKRYDLHIHVPEGATPKDGPSAGITMVTAIASILSNQKVDNRVAMTGEVTLTGKVLPIGGLKEKLIAAYKAGVTKALIPQKNYERDLDDIPSEVKNNIKIIGVSNVDDVLSEVFVK, from the coding sequence ATGCAACTTAGCGATTATGATGATTTTCCGGTGATACTGCCGATCGTGGTAGAGGATGAACTCTTTCTCTACCCCTTTATGATCAGCCCGATCTTTCTTTCCGACCAGAAAGACATTGATGCGGCTACCGATGCGATGGAGAATAACTCGCTTCTTTTCGTAACCTCTTCTGTTCCTGGCAAAGAGGGAAGTCGTGACTTTGATGCAATGTACAGAGTGGGGGTGGTCGGTTCCATCATGCGTAAAGTACACATCCCCGACGGCAGAGTGAAGATACTTTTTCAGGGACTGGCCCGCGGGCAGATCATCGAACCGGCGGAGGGTGAGTTCAACAGAGCGGTCATCGATATCGTCAAACAGGACGGCTACGATCAGCTCAAAGTCGATGCGCTTATGGGTGTGCTGCGTGACAAGATCAAGATACTCTCTTCGCTCAGCAGCCACTTTCCTGCAGACCTGGTGCGTACCATCGAAGAGAATGACGAACCCAACCGCATTGCAGACCTTGTCTCTTCCATGCTCAAGCTGGACAAAGAAGTTGCCTATGCGCTTTACATCGAACCGGACATCGAGAAAAGACTGCTCGGCCTCATCGATGTTGTGACCTCCGAGATCGAGTCTGCCAAGGTACAGAGGGAAATACGTACCAAGGTACATACGAAGATAGAACAGACCAACAAAGAGTATTTCCTCAAAGAGCAGCTCAAAGAGATACAGCATGAGCTCGGTATGGATACGCAGCGTGAAGAGGAGATAGCCGCTTTCAGGGAAAAAGTGGAAGCGCTCAAACCGCATTTGACCGAGGATGCCTACAAGGAGATCAGCAAGCAGCTTGACCGCCTTGCCAGGATGCATCCGGATTCTGCCGATGCCAATGTACTTCAGTCCTATCTGGAGTGGGTACTTGAAGTACCGTTCGGGAAACTGACCAAGAAGAACCTGAGTGTCAAAGAGGTCGCCAATGAGCTTGACAAGGACCACTACTCGCTGGAAAAACCCAAAGAGCGTATTATCGAGTTCTTTTCGGTAAGAGAATTGGCGGAACTCAGAGGGGTCAAGCAGAAAGAAACAGGCGGTGTCATCCTCTGTTTTGCAGGGCCTCCGGGTGTGGGAAAAACCTCACTGGCAAACTCCATTGCTACGGCACTGGGCAGGCCGCTTGTGCGCATTGCACTGGGTGGTCTTGAAGATGTAAATGAGCTGCGCGGACACCGAAGAACCTATGTCGGGGCGATGCCCGGGCGTCTGGTGCAGGGGCTCATAGAGGCCAAAAGCATGGACCCTGTCATCGTTCTCGACGAGATAGACAAAGTAGGGCGCAGTATGCGGGGAGACCCGACTGCGGCACTGCTGGAGATACTTGACCCCGAACAGAACAGTAAATACAGGGATTATTACCTGAACTTCAACATCGATCTGAGTAAAGCAATCTTCATAGCTACAGCCAACGATGTGGGACGTATTCCCGCACCGCTGCGTGACAGAATGGAGTTCATCGGCTTGAACTCGTATACGCCAAAAGAGAAATTCGAGATTGCCAAACGCTACCTGATACCGCAGGAGTTGAAGAAGCATGCCCTTAAGCGTAGAGAATTCTCTATCTCTGACAAGGCTTTGAAGATACTCATCGATGAGTATACCAGAGAAGCGGGGGTGAGAAACCTGCGTCGACGCATTGCGGGACTGATGAGAAAAAGTGCACGTATGCTGCTTGAAGACAGTACTAAAGACCATATTACCATAACGAAAAAGAATCTGGAACATTTTGTCGACAAGAAGGTATTTGAAATATCACTTGTGGACAAAAAACCGCAGGTGGGTGTCGTCAGTGGGCTTGCCTGGACAGCTGTTGGAGGAGATGTACTGACCATTGAGGCTATCAAGATCAAAGGAAAGGGGATGCTCCAGCTTACCGGAAGTCTCGGCGACGTAATGAAAGAGTCTGTACGTATCGCCCATTCTGTAGTGAAGATACTCATTGACGAGAAGAAACTGAAGATCAGCCCTTCGTGTATCCCTCATACAGCGAAAGAGAGAGAGGAGCGTATCTCTGTTGATCCAAGCGAGGTTTATAAACGCTATGACCTGCATATCCATGTGCCGGAAGGGGCTACACCTAAAGATGGGCCGAGTGCGGGCATTACTATGGTAACGGCGATCGCTTCCATTCTAAGCAACCAAAAAGTAGATAACAGGGTAGCTATGACGGGTGAAGTGACACTGACAGGGAAGGTCCTGCCTATCGGCGGTCTGAAAGAGAAGCTCATTGCTGCTTACAAAGCGGGGGTGACCAAAGCACTTATTCCCCAGAAAAATTATGAACGTGACCTGGACGATATCCCCAGTGAGGTCAAGAACAACATCAAGATAATCGGTGTTTCGAATGTGGATGACGTATTGTCAGAAGTATTTGTAAAATAG